The following proteins are co-located in the Pseudarthrobacter siccitolerans genome:
- the mshC gene encoding cysteine--1-D-myo-inosityl 2-amino-2-deoxy-alpha-D-glucopyranoside ligase: MKSWISRPVPDVPGSMPAIRLFDTALGREAALEVDGRPSMYVCGITPYDATHMGHAASYVAFDLLNRAWRDAGHNVSYVQNVTDVDDPLLERATATGVDWQDLAASQIELFQTDMEALNVLAPDHYVGAVESIPLIVPEVERLVSLGLAYSVQGTNGEPDGDVYYDVEAAGKQSVSPDAWTLGSISGLAESEMLELFAERGGDPGRSGKRQALDPLLWRVAREGEPSWPGGSLGAGRPGWHIECTVIAQKYLPAPFTVQGGGSDLIFPHHEMGAGHAYSLAGVPLAKHYAHAGMVGLDGEKMSKSKGNLVLVSKLRAAGEDPAAIRLAILAHHYRSDWSWTEEGFEAAKADLAAWRQALAQAPAGSASALIAEMRAALADDLNAPTAVAAVTRWAAQANLAGTPASGEDQVLVRDAVDALLGIRL, encoded by the coding sequence GTGAAATCCTGGATCTCCCGCCCTGTTCCTGACGTGCCCGGCAGCATGCCCGCCATCCGGTTGTTCGATACCGCCCTGGGGCGCGAGGCAGCCCTGGAAGTGGACGGCCGGCCGTCGATGTACGTCTGCGGCATCACCCCGTACGACGCCACGCACATGGGCCATGCCGCCAGCTATGTCGCCTTCGATCTCCTGAACCGGGCCTGGCGGGACGCCGGTCATAACGTGTCCTACGTCCAGAACGTGACGGATGTGGATGATCCGCTGCTGGAACGCGCCACGGCAACAGGGGTGGACTGGCAGGACCTGGCGGCGAGCCAGATTGAGCTCTTCCAGACGGACATGGAGGCCCTGAACGTCCTCGCACCGGACCACTACGTCGGCGCCGTCGAATCCATACCGCTGATCGTTCCAGAGGTGGAACGCCTCGTCAGCCTCGGGCTGGCTTACAGTGTGCAGGGCACCAATGGTGAGCCTGACGGTGATGTTTATTACGACGTCGAGGCGGCCGGCAAGCAGTCCGTGTCACCGGACGCCTGGACCCTGGGTTCCATTTCCGGACTGGCCGAAAGCGAAATGCTGGAGCTTTTCGCCGAACGCGGCGGGGATCCCGGCAGGTCCGGCAAGCGGCAGGCACTGGACCCGCTGCTGTGGCGGGTGGCACGGGAGGGCGAGCCGAGCTGGCCGGGCGGCAGCCTCGGAGCAGGCCGGCCCGGCTGGCACATCGAGTGCACGGTGATTGCACAGAAGTACCTGCCCGCGCCCTTCACGGTGCAGGGCGGCGGGTCTGACCTGATCTTCCCGCACCATGAGATGGGAGCGGGCCATGCCTATTCACTGGCCGGCGTCCCGCTGGCAAAGCACTACGCCCATGCCGGGATGGTGGGGCTGGACGGCGAGAAGATGAGCAAGTCCAAGGGCAACCTGGTGCTTGTGTCGAAGCTGCGGGCCGCAGGGGAAGACCCGGCCGCCATCCGCCTGGCCATCCTCGCCCACCACTACCGTTCGGACTGGTCCTGGACCGAAGAAGGATTCGAGGCCGCAAAGGCAGACCTGGCCGCCTGGCGCCAGGCACTGGCCCAGGCTCCCGCCGGCTCGGCTTCCGCCCTCATCGCCGAAATGCGCGCGGCCCTGGCTGACGACCTCAACGCCCCCACGGCGGTAGCGGCCGTCACCCGCTGGGCAGCACAGGCGAACCTGGCCGGAACCCCCGCCAGCGGCGAGGATCAGGTATTGGTGCGGGACGCCGTCGACGCCCTCCTCGGTATCCGCCTCTGA
- a CDS encoding PAC2 family protein, with product MNSFEGDTTEPGAEPVRERFLQPVPDGQRVTVMLAAFEGWNDAGEAASDSLRYLNKLWGGKKVASIDADEYYDFQFTRPTVRRNAAGERKIKWPSTRIYKASAPNSNVDVIFVQGTEPSYKWRAYTAELLVHAEALNVDYVILVGALLADVPHSRPIPVSTSSDDGPLRERMNLEASQYEGPVGIVGVLSEVSLLAGIPTVSLWAAVPHYVAQAPSPKAQLALLHRIEELLQVPLDTHELAEEADAWERGVDELATEDPEIAAYVRQLEEAKDTADLPEATGESIAREFERYLKRRGQDRP from the coding sequence ATGAATAGCTTCGAGGGAGACACCACCGAACCGGGGGCAGAACCCGTCCGCGAACGGTTCCTGCAGCCTGTGCCTGACGGGCAGCGCGTGACAGTGATGCTTGCCGCCTTTGAAGGCTGGAACGACGCCGGTGAGGCCGCAAGTGACTCGCTGCGGTACCTCAACAAGCTGTGGGGCGGCAAGAAGGTGGCGTCCATTGACGCCGACGAGTACTACGATTTCCAGTTCACACGTCCCACGGTCCGCAGGAACGCTGCCGGCGAACGCAAAATCAAGTGGCCCTCCACGCGCATCTACAAGGCCAGCGCACCCAATTCGAATGTGGACGTCATTTTCGTCCAAGGCACCGAGCCGTCCTATAAATGGCGGGCGTACACCGCCGAACTCCTGGTCCACGCCGAAGCGCTGAACGTTGACTACGTCATCCTGGTGGGCGCTCTGCTGGCGGATGTTCCCCACAGCCGGCCGATTCCCGTGAGCACCTCCTCCGACGACGGGCCGTTGCGGGAGCGCATGAACCTCGAAGCGTCACAGTATGAAGGGCCGGTGGGAATCGTGGGTGTCCTCTCCGAGGTTTCGCTGCTGGCGGGCATCCCCACGGTCTCGCTGTGGGCAGCCGTACCGCACTACGTTGCCCAGGCCCCTTCGCCGAAGGCGCAGCTGGCACTCCTTCACCGCATCGAGGAGCTGCTCCAGGTGCCCCTGGACACGCATGAACTGGCCGAAGAAGCCGACGCCTGGGAGCGCGGCGTGGACGAACTGGCCACTGAGGATCCGGAAATCGCAGCGTACGTCCGGCAGCTCGAGGAGGCCAAGGACACTGCCGATCTTCCGGAAGCAACCGGGGAGTCCATTGCCCGCGAGTTCGAGCGGTACCTCAAACGGCGGGGCCAGGACCGCCCCTGA
- a CDS encoding HAD family hydrolase, translating into MRQPATPSPLKAVLWDMDGTIVDTEPYWIAAEHALVEAHGGTWSHEQAMQLVGQSLTFSAGILQQAGVDLGIRQIIDTLTAEVVASVRQQVPWRPGARELLEDLHQAGVRCALVTMSEGPLAREVVASLPRPYFEVVVTGDTVAQGKPHPEAYLKAVELLQETDPALSLKHCVALEDSTPGVAAAVASGVATVAIPHIVPLPEDERYVLWESLAGRSLADLEDAVLARSLSDGSGQHGSTQYESSGYGSVTLEGAGVRGTAHD; encoded by the coding sequence ATGCGACAGCCAGCCACACCTTCCCCGCTCAAAGCAGTCCTATGGGACATGGACGGCACCATCGTGGACACCGAGCCCTACTGGATCGCGGCCGAGCACGCACTGGTTGAAGCCCATGGCGGAACCTGGTCCCACGAACAGGCCATGCAGCTGGTGGGGCAGTCGCTGACGTTCTCCGCCGGGATCCTCCAGCAGGCCGGCGTCGATCTAGGCATACGGCAAATTATCGACACCCTCACAGCGGAAGTGGTGGCCAGCGTCCGGCAGCAGGTGCCTTGGCGGCCGGGCGCCCGGGAACTGCTGGAAGACCTGCACCAGGCAGGCGTGAGGTGTGCGCTTGTCACCATGTCCGAGGGGCCCCTCGCCCGGGAAGTTGTCGCCAGCCTTCCCCGGCCGTACTTCGAAGTTGTAGTGACCGGGGATACGGTGGCACAGGGGAAGCCGCACCCGGAGGCCTACCTGAAGGCAGTGGAACTGCTCCAGGAAACCGATCCGGCCCTTTCCCTCAAGCACTGTGTTGCACTCGAAGACTCAACGCCGGGAGTGGCGGCTGCTGTCGCGTCCGGCGTTGCCACCGTTGCTATTCCACATATTGTTCCGTTGCCCGAGGACGAACGGTACGTCCTGTGGGAGTCCCTGGCAGGCCGATCGCTGGCTGACCTTGAAGATGCGGTCCTCGCCCGCTCCCTTTCGGACGGGTCCGGCCAGCACGGATCCACCCAGTACGAATCCTCCGGGTACGGGTCCGTCACCTTGGAAGGGGCCGGGGTCCGGGGGACTGCCCATGACTGA